CGCAAATCTGTTCCCCCACGGGTCGCACCGGATTCAAGGAGTACTTTGGATCCTGCATGACCATGGAGATCTCCATGCCTCGAATATTTCTCATCTGTTTTTCGCTAAAATCGAGCAGATTTTCTCCCTTAAAAGAGATCTGAGATGCCCGAACCCGGGCATAGGGCGGCAGCAGACGCAAAACAGCCCGCCCGGTCACAGACTTTCCCGAACCGGATTCGCCCACGATGCCTATTTTTTCCCGGCCCATGGAAAAGCTTACGTTGTTAACCGCACAAACATCCCCCTTGGGAGAAGGAAAGGTCACGGACAGATCCGCCACCGTCAGCAAAGAGGTATTTTCACTCATCATCGATCACTCCTTGGATCAAGAACGTCACGAAGCCCGTCTCCCAAAAGGTTGAACGCAAGGCTGACTATAAAGATAGCGGCCCCGGGCATGGTGATCACCCACCAATGGTCAATGATATATGTTCTTCCACCGGCAGTCATGGCCCCCCATTCCGGCGCGGGTGGCTGGGCGCCCATCCCCAGAAACCCCAAGCCCGCAGCAGTGAGGATGATCCCCGCCATATCCAGGGTAACCCGGATAATCAGAGACGGCAGGCAAAGGGGCATGATATGGCCGATAATAATCCTGAACGCACTTGCGCCCTGAAGCCTGACGGCTTTAATGAAATCGGCATTTCTAATGGTAATGGTCTCTGCCCGGGCAATCCTGGCGTAGGGCGGCCAGGAGGTAATGGAGATGGCAATGATGGCATTTTCAATGCCCGGGCCAAGCGCTGCAACAAAGGCCAGGGCCAAAATAAGTTTAGGAAACGCAAGAAAAATATCCGTGACACGCATGAGCACCGTATCAATAATCCCCCCCAGATATCCTGCAACCGTGCCCACAAGGACACCTACAGGTGCTGCAATGACGGCCACAAGGCCAATAACGTAAAGGGTTAGGCGGGAGCCCCAGATCACCCGGGAAAAAATATCACGGCCCATTTCATCGGTGCCGAAATAGTGAATCGAAGACAATGGTTGAAGGCGATTAGCAATGTTGGTTTCAATTGGATCATAGGAGGCAATGAGAGGGGCAAACATGGCAATGAAAACCAAAATCATAATAATCAGCGCCCCTATAACCGCCAGCCGATTTTTCATGAATGCCAGGAGACTCAGATAGGCTCTGCCGGCCCAGGCCTGGAAAGCGGACTTCGGCGTATCTGCCAGAAGCCATTGTCTTGCACCGCCTGTCTTTAATGGTTTACTTGTCATCATTTGAATACCATTGGGCAACTTAGCGAGCCCTTGGGTCCACCACTTTGTATAAAAAGTCGGAAAACAGATTCACCCCAAGAAAAATAGCACCCACAACAATGGTGCAGCCTAAAACCGCATTCATGTCGGCGTTGAGCAAAGAATTGGTCAGATACAGCCCCAGGCCGGGCCAGGCAAAAACGGTTTCCGTCAACACCGAGCCTTCAAGCAGGGTGCCGAAACTTAAGGCAATAACGGTAATCAACGGAATGGCACAGTTGCCCAAGGCATGCCCCCATATCACCTTCCACTCTTTGACGCCTTTGACCCGGGCCGTCAGAATATACTCCTGACCCAGCTGTTCGATCATGAAGGATCGGGTCATTCTCAACAGATATGCCATGGAATAATACCCAAGAAGGGATGCCGGAAGAATCAGATGATGCACTGCGCTTTTGAAAATGTCCCACTCTCCGGCAACAAGACTGTCTACCATCAAAAAGCCGGTGACAGGCGGCACAATGCCCTCATAAAAAATATCCACCCGGCCGGGCCCCGGCAGCATATCAAGCCGGACATAAAAAAACATCAACCCCATGAGCCCGAGCCAGAAAATGGGCAAAGAATGGCCAAACAAGCCGATGACACGCATGACATGATCCCAGACGCTGCCCTGCTTTACCGCCGAAAATATGCCGAGGGGAATGCCCAGCACAATGCCGATGACCGTGGCCGTGATCGCCAGTTCAAAGGTAGCGGGAAAAACCCGTAAGATATCGTCAATCACAGGGTTGGCTGTCAGAACGGATGTCCCCAAATCCCCTGTGAGAACATTTGTAAGATAGATCAAAAACTGTTTCCACAAGGGTAAATGCAGCCCCATGGCAATGCGCGCTTTTTCGTACACCTGGGGAGAGGCTTTGTCTCCGACCACGGCCAGCACCGGATCAATGGGAACCACCCGGCCGATGAGAAAAGTAATCAGTAAAAGGCCTAAAAAGGTAGTTGCCAACATCACCAGTATTCGGCCCGCCTGCTTCAGGGTTTTGACTAATCTCGTTTTAGTTAAGAGCTTGCGCATGTTTTTTTATAACGGCCACGGGCCGTCCTTGGTCTATCTACACCCAGGCTCGCCCCATGGCCGTTATTTGGTTGTATACTGGTAAAAATTACTATCAAAACTTGGGCCCAAAATGAAATGTTCAACATTGGCTCTTTCAGCCACAACTTCAATATTCTGAAACATAATAACAAAAGGAGAGGTCTGCTGGTGTTCCCGCTGGAGATCCTGGTACATTCGGGCGCGCTTGGCCGTATCCCGTTCCAGGACAGCGGCGTTAGCTTTCTGGGTCATCTCCGGGATATCCCAGGCATTTCTCCAGGCCAAAGGTTTAAATTTTGCGTCGTCGGAGTTGTCCGGATTCCGGGCAAAGGTATCTGCATTGGTATGCGGGTCCATATAATCCGGCCCCCAGTCTCCAATATAAATATCATGATTCCGGGCGCGGTATTTTGTCAACGTCTGTTTACCGTCTCCGGGAATTATTTCAACTTTTATACCGGCTTTGGCAAAGGTGGACTGTATGGAAAGGGCTATGGAGGTGACGGGTTCGGTATTTCTTGTGTCCATGGTAACGGTGAAGCCGTTTTCAAGACCCACCTTTTTTAAAAGCGCTTTGGCTTTCTCAATATCAAGGGAAAAAGGCGTTTCTTCCAACGCGCCCAAAAAGCCCTTTGGCAAAAAAGCCTGATGTACAGTAGCCCTGCCGCTGAGAATGGTCTGTTCAATACCTTTATAATCAATCAGATATTTAAATGCCTGGCGCACCTCAGGTATTCTGAGATACTTATTTTTTTGGTTCAGCCCCAGGTAATAGATCGCTCCTTTGGCCCTTGTATGAATTTTTATATCTTTATTGGTCTCCAGGCTTTTCAAATCATCCACTGTCAGGTTTCTTGCCATATCAATGTCGCCTTTTTCAAGCAACATACGCTGACTGGAAGATCCAACAATATGCCGGATGATAATGCGGTGCAGTTTTGGTGCATCCCCCCAATACTTTTTATTGGCGTCCAGTATGATGAGTTCCGATGCCTTCCATGTTCTCAGCGTATAGGGCCCGGAACCGGCATACCCGGTCTTAAGCCAGCCATAGCCAAGGTCACCATCTTTTTCATGGGCCAAAACCACTTTTTTATCTACAACAGACCCAACGGTCGAGGTCAGGCAATAAAGAAAAAAAGTGGGGGCGTACGCCTGATCAACTATAATTTTCACCGTGTAATCATCCACCTTGGTGATGGTACGGTCTACGTTTTCAGGTGTAAATCCAAACTGGGTCAAAATAAAGGCCGGTGACTTATCAAGCAGCACAACACGGCGAAGGGAAAAAACGACATCTTCCGCCGACAGGGTGTTGCCCGAGGCAAAGGTCACGCCTTTCCTGATTTTAAATGTGTAGGTCAAACCGTCATCGGAAGTTTTCCAGCTTTCAGCAATACCCGGATATATCTCACTGACATGATCTACATTATAATTAATGAGGCGATCGTATGCGTTAGCGGCATATTCAGCATTGGCAAATTCAAAAATTTCAGCCGGATCCAGGGAGATAATCTCATCGATATTAAACGCCATGACAAGGGTATCTTTCGGCGTGGACGCCCGGACGGTCTGTATCAACAATAAAGACAGCGCAAAGACAAACAGGAGCGGCTTTTTCACTTTTTCCTCCCTTAAATATTTTTTCCAAGGGATGTGCCCTCGGATCTTAAATCCCGGCAGGCCTGCATGATCCGATCGGCCATACGCCGCTCCGCTTTTTTACCCCAGGAGCGGGGGTCATACACTTTTTTGTTGCCCACCTCCCCTTCGATTTTAAGCACACCATCATAATTTTTCATCATATGGTCCGCCACAGGACGTGTATAGGCGTACTGGGTGTCGGTGTCCACATTCATTTTAACCACCCCGTAATCAAGGGCTTCGTGAATATCCTTTAATTCGGAACCGGAACCGCCATGAAATACCAGGTCCAACCGGGTTTCAGCGCCAAGGGCTTTGGCCACGGCCTCCTGGCCGTCTTTTAAAATTGTGGGCTTGAGCACCACGTTACCCGGTTTGTACACCCCGTGCACATTACCAAAGGTGGCGGCTAAAAGAAACCGTCCCATGGATCCCAGCTCCCTGGCGGCCAACACCATGTCCTCGGGTGTTGTGTACAATTTTTCTTTTTTTACGCCTGACGTATCATGTCCGTCTTCCTCGCCACCGACCACGCCGGTTTCAATTTCCAGGATCAGGTCATTGGCCACGCAAACTTCCATAATTTGCTTTGAAGCAGCAATATTTTCCGCCATGGGCAAAGCAGAGCCGTCGTACATGTGTGAACTGAACAAATTGGGCATCCCATTGGCCCTGCGTCTTGCCGTCTCTTTGATGAGGGGCATTAAAAATGATTCCACATATTCAGGATGGCAGTGATCCGTATGAAGCGCAATGTTGACATCATAATAGGCGGCCATGACGTGGGCAAACTCCGCCAGGGCAATGGCCCCTTTATACGATTCGCCCACCCCCAGACCCGAGGCAAAACTGCCGCCGCCGGTGGAGACCTGGATAATGCCGTCGCTGTCGGCTTCCTTGAATGCCAGAAGGGCGGCATTAATGGTTTCGCTTGAGGTGGTATTAATGGCCGGATATGCAAACTTGTTTTGTTTGGCGTTGTCCAGCATCCGGCAATATTGCTGATAATTAACGATTGGCATGATAGGTCTCCTTAATTTAGTTGGATTGTTGAACACCTTTTATAATTATCTTTTTCATGAAATTGTCAGGATTTCATCTTCGGCGTTATCAAGCTTTTGCGGTAGTCTACTACAGCGGCAAGCTTGATGCCTGAAAGCTAAAATCCACATGACTTCTGCAACGATGGGGTACAATTCGAATATCGAACAATACCTTATCTATGGCAATTTTAAAATCACCTTTTTTTATCTTAAACTCTTGTCGATATGCAACAGCCGTTATTGCAAAGTTCATTCAAATCCAATATGTAATAACGGCCATGGGCCAACCTGGTCTATCAACGTCCAGGCTCGCCCCACAATGAACGTATACAGAACCGTTGGGACCAAATCAGGATAAAATATTAAGGAAAAGATATGATCTGGAAAAAAGAGTTCACTGTTGATGATATGAACCGGTTCAAAGCCAATTCAATGCTGGGGCATCTGGATATTACTTTTGAAGAAAAAGGGGACAACTTTTTAACCGCATCCATGCCCGTGGACGCCCGCACCCATCAACCCATGGGAATCCTCCACGGCGGGGCTTCGGTGGTTCTTGCGGAAACCCTTGGCAGTTGTGCTTCCCAAATGACCCTCGAACAAGGATTTTACGCCGTGGGCCTTGAAATCAAGGCCAATCACATTAAAAGCATATCCCAGGGCCGGGTTACGGGCCAAACCACACCGTTGCATTTAGGCCGAACCACCCAGGTATGGGATATTGACATTAAAAATGATAACGGAGACCTGATTTGCGCATCCCGCCTGACAATGGCTGTTTTAAAAACAGACAAAAAACACAGTGAAACAATTTTGCAATTCATGCGGTAACGGTGTATACAAAAGAGTTGAAACTTAATTAGGATCTGAACGACAATCCGTGATTGGACAAAAAGTTGCCCAGATGCAAGGCGCATAAAAATTTGTAACCGGAGCATACTATTGTATGTGAGGATTGCAAATTTTTATGCAACGCCGCAGGTGGGTGACTTTTCATTCAATCACTAACCGGGAAAAAAGCAATGGGTTCCTATAAGGCAAGAATGATCATCAAGGAGGCAAAGGAAGAAGCAAAGCGCCAATTCCGCCGCCACCGGAATAAAAACCGCCTGGCAAAACCGGGCATTCATAGATGCATCATTGTTCTGGACGGGCTGAAACCCACCTTTAACATCGGCAAAATATTCAGAAGCGCAGAAGCATTCGGCTGCCATGAGGTTCATCTGATCGGCACCGATTTCTTTGACCCCGCACCGGCCAGGGGTGCATTCAAACACGTTCCGGCAAGATTCCACAGCCGATTCATCTCCTGCTACGCAGAACTTCTTGAAAGGGGATATACCCCCTTTATACTTGAACCAGGCCAGGGAGAGCCGGTAATGGATGTGGACCTGCCGGAAAAAAGCGCTTTTGTATTTGGCCACGAGGAGTTCGGTATCAGCTTTGAACCGGATCTGTTCCCGGAAGTGGAGCGACTGACCATTCCCCAGTACGGACGCTGTCAAAGTTTGAATGTCAGTGTTGCCGCCTCCATTATTTTGTACGAATATACCCGGCAGTTTGCCTGCCGGGATTTGGCACCCCAAGCACCCCATCCATGCAAGGAAAGAGTATGAACGCAGAAAAAACGGCTGTCCACATCATCGACTGGCTGAAAAATTATGTACAAACATCAGGACTAAAGGGATTCACCGTCGGCGTATCCGGCGGGATTGATTCGGCTGTCACATCAACATTATGTGCAAAAACCGGTTATCCCGTAATCGCCCTGAATATGCCCATCCACCAGGCATCGGACCAGGTCTCCCGGTCCAGCGAGCACATTGCCTGGCTGTCCAAAACCTATGACAATGTTACAGGGCATGATGTCAACCTGACCCCGGTATTTGAACAGGTAAAAACCACATTACCCGATGATATCCAGGATGGATTGACCATGGCCAACACCCGTTCAAGGCTGCGCATGATCACCCTATATTCATTTGCCTCCCACCACCGCATGCTTGTGGCAGGAACCGGTAACAAGGTGGAGGATTTCGGCGTGGGGTTTTACACAAAATACGGGGATGGAGGTGTGGACATCTCTCCCATTGCGGACCTGATGAAAACCGAAGTGTATGAATTAGGCCGTTATCTTGGTGTAAGTCAGGATATATTGTCAGCCCTGCCAACCGACGGACTCTGGGAAGACGACCGCACGGATGAAAGCCAGATCGGTGCGTCCTATGAAGAGCTGGAATGGGCCATGGGGTATGAAGCCGGCGACAAAAGCCGGGATATAACGGACCGGCAGAAAGAAGTCCTGGAAGTGTACCGGCAATTCAACCGGGCCAACCGGCATAAAATGGATCCTATCCCGGTGTGCATCATACCCGAAGCGCTGAAAGTATAAATTACTTTCCCAAAATCAAACTTTTGATTCTACGAAAAAACTGGATAAAACAGGGCAAATTGCCTCTGCGTTTTTTTATTATATCATTTGGGTGACAGAAGCATGTACAAACCATGGAACTGAGCTTTCCATCCTATTTGATTTTATTTGTTTCAGGTCTATTGGCAGGATTTGTTGACGCTATTGCAGGCGGCGGCGGGCTGATCGCCCTGCCCGCACTTTTGTCTGTGGGACTGCTGCCACAGTTGGCTTTGGGTACTAACAAATTCCAAGGCAGCTTCGGCACATTATCCGCAGCTGCCAACTTCATTCGCAAGGGCAAGGTAAAACTATCCGACAACATGACGGGCATCGCCTTTACGTTTATCGGTATTTTTAACCATTAGCAGACTAATTTATGTCAATTACATTTCGTAACCAAAGAAAGGAAGATACATGCTGCAGACCCAGGAAGCGCTGCTCAATATTCTGGATGAGCTGAACATCAATTATACCAATCATGAGCACCCTGCCGTGTTCACGGTTGAAGAAGCCGCCCAGCACAGTGAAGGCATTGAAGGCGCCCATTCCAAAAACCTGTTTTTCAAGGATAAAAAAAAGAGACTGTTCCTGGTGGTCACCCTGGCGGACAAACCCATTAAAATCAAGGAGGTGGGTAAACTGATCGGGGCCAATAATATGTCCTTTGGCAAACCGGACCTGCTCATGGATGTTTTAGGCGTGCCCCCCGGTTCCGTCACCCCCTTTGCCGCCGTAAACATAGGCGACCATGAGGTGAAAATTGTGCTGGATGAAGAATTGATGGAAAATGATCTGCTCAATTTCCATCCCCTGACCAATACGGCCACCACCACCATTGCCGCCAATGATATAGTTAACTTTCTGGACCATGTAGGCCAACCGCCCCATATCATTCGTTTATAACGATTATCAATTCCAAATTGAAAAAGCGGTAAAAATGCTTCGCGCAACGCATGATTACCGCTTTTATCTTTTTAACACTTCAAACATTATCTAGGCGGATTAACTACGATGTACTGCACCGTCGTGCCCTGGTAATAGGGCTGATACCAGGTGGAACCGCACTGACGGTACGCAATCCCACCGATAACGACATCTGTGCATCCACTGGGCATGGAGGCGGCAGTGACAATAGCACCAATGGCAAGCCCGGTAATCGCGCCGGCCACCACACCGCCAATGACATCATGGTGGTGGTGGCGGTGATCATCATGATGACCGCCACCGCCATGGTGATTCACATTCACATTGATGTTGGTGTTATGACCGCCACCACCATGGCCTCCCCCGTGATGACCGCCACCATGAATCGACATACGGGCCTTACCGCGCATGGGAGGACCAGCCAGAACCGAATTGGGAATAATAAAATCGGCACCAAGGACAAGTGCTGCCACCAGTATAAATGTAACCGCATTAGAAAGGACAACTCTATATTTCATGTTATACTCCTTTATTACTGGGCAGCTGCGTTTTCAGCAGGCATAAAATCAATAGCACAGGCCCCTTTAGGGGGCGTGAATGCAAACAGATCATCTGAAACAGATGGATTCAAATCCCAACTGATGCGGGCAGAGTACTGGGGCTGGGCAACATCACTGGTGGTGGTGATAACCACCTGCAAAGGCAAAGGCGTCTCTGCATTGGTCATCCACACCTGCCAGTCCACACCGTCCTGGCGATATGCGTAATGGGTGCAGGGCTTGCTGTCTATGGTGGTGGAGCCCACGCTGAAGGCGGACTGCAAAGCCTTTTTATCTGCTGGGCTGGTCCCCCAAAGAAAAATATCTTGCAACGGCAGTTCAATGCCTTTTTCCGCGAAGGTCTTCAACACCAGATCGCCCACTGTTCCCGGCGCAGGAGAAGTGACGTAAAACTGATTATTCTTACCGTACAACGTAAAATTTTGACCGTCGAAATAGACTTCAAAATCCTTTTTCTTCTCGTCTATTTTTACCTTGGCCAGGTATTTATTCGGCAACCTTACCAGGGTTGTGCTTTCTCCACTGATCAGCACCTTCTGGCCGGTAACCAGCACCTCATCCAGAAAAAAGTCGGCTTTCATTTCAAAAGCGGTTAGCGTACGAAGGTAACTGCTCATGGTATAAAGGGCCTGAACAGCCTCATCTTCGATGAGATTTTTATATTGCTCCCCGGCAGTCTGCGTATCCTGATCATCAGACGCCGCAGCCGTGGCTGCCATGGGAACTATACAACAGCACACGGCGAAAATCATCACACACCATGTTAACTTCAAAAAGCCTGCAAAAAATTTTCTCATTATCAAATTCTCCAAATAAATAGGGTGTAAGCATTGCAACCGGAAAGGCTTTACTGCCTTTGGACAGCCCCGGGACATAACCGGATTTACTATATTATAAATCTTTTAATTTAAAAACCCCGACCAGATTTAATTTGCCTCTCCTTACAAATCTTTAATACACGCCCATAGCAAAAGGTCTTCTTACAGACACGCGACACAGCATAACATATTTTTATCATTGAACTTTATATAAATTTTATGGTATTAAATAAAGTAATCAATTAAATTTCCAATAAAAAGCCATAAGTGCGATTCAAAAATCTATTGCAACTTTAAAATCAACTAACGGCTGTGCGCCCTTTTCAAGGGTACAGTCCGCAACGAAAAAGAGGACAAAAGATTATGTCACCTTACAAAGCCCCGACCCGGTCCGGTAGTAAAAAAGGCTGGTGGTTCGGTCTTGGTATCGGCATTGTACTGACTTGTGTTGTGGTACTGGCATCGGGTTTCATGATCGAAACCACTAACACGGATACCTTCTGTGTCAGTTGCCATGCCATGAATCCGTTCAGGGATGCCTGGAAATTCTCAGTTCATGGCGGCAACAATCCCCAGGGATTCAGGGCACAATGCGTGGACTGCCATCTGCCCCACGGCGATTTCGTAGAATATGTCACGGCCAAGGCGGTCACCGGAACCGGCGATGTGGTCCAGAACATGATTATTGATGTCAACACCTTTGACTGGATGGCCAACTCTGAAAAAAATCGTCTAAAATTCACCTATGATTCGGCCTGCCGTCGTTGCCACCAACAGCTGGATGCTGCGCCGGGCATGCCCAGAGGCGGCTTTTTGGCTCACCGCACTTATCTTCGCGGCGAAACGACCAAAAAATGTGCTGAATGCCACCCCCATGTCGGTCACGAGGATCTGGCCGACATGGTTGATCGGTATTTCAGCCGGCAGATACTGTAATGGCGTAAACAAAAAATAACGGCCATGGGCAGACCTGGCATATCAGCATCCAGGCTCGCCCACAAAAAAATATGAAATCAGATTCGCAACTTATTGATACTTTAATATAAACCCATAGTAAGGAGGATGGTATGAAAATGACGTTAGGCAGGATCGGAATACTGGCCTGTGTCATGACCTGCATGGCCTTGGCCGTTCAGGTCTGCGCAGCGGAGTATCCCAATCTCCCAAAGGAGATCAAGATTAACCGGGGGTTTACCAAGGAAGCACTGCAATGTATTGAGTGTCACATAGGAAAAATGCCGGGGACCGTGGAAAGCTGGAAAAGCAGCCGCATGGCCCATGCAGGCGTTTCCTGTTACGATTGCCATATGGTGGATAAATCCTCTCCCATGGCCAGTCAGTGCGAAGGCATCAAGGGAACCAATACCTTTATTTCGCCCATGGTTTCGTCCAAAACCTGTTCCCGTTGCCATCCTCAGGAAGTGGAACAGTTTCTGAAAAGCGGGCACGCCGATCTCTCTTCCGGTGCTGTTACCAGCCCGGATCGGGCGGGCTTGAGCAAGCTTCAGTTTTATTACGAAGGCGCGGGGTTTATGTCCAACAAATCGTTCACCTGGAAGTGGGGAACGCCTCCGGAAGCCACCAAGGAAGAGCTGGCTCCCAGGACCTCCGGCTGCCAGATGTGCCATGGCACGACGGTTGAATTGGGACCAGACAACAAGCCCATCAACCAGACATGGCCCGGTGGTGTGGGCACCCGCTACCCCGATGGTTCCATCGGCACCTGCACCGTCTGTCATGAAAGACACACCTTTTCCAAAGCGGATGCCAGAAAACCCGAAGCCTGCGGTGCCTGCCATCTGGGTCCGGATCACCCCAACATTGAAATTTATGATGAGTCCAAGCATGGACAGTTATATCATACCCAGGGGGAAAAGTGGGAGTTTGACAGCCCGCCTGATGCCTGGGAGCCCGGCGACTATCTCGCCCCCACCTGCGCCACCTGCCACATGAGCGGCATCGGCGATCTGGCCACCACCCACAATGTCCAGGAAAGGCTCAAATGGGATTTAATGCACAAAAAATCTGTAGTCCGTTCTGGCAATCGCGGTGAGGGTGTCAAAGGTGAAGCCAATATGAGAAGAGTATGTGCCAACTGCCACGGTCCCACCCACGTAAACACCCAGCGGGATACCCTGGATAACTCCGTGGCGCTTTACAACAAATATTGGGATGGTGCAGACCGCATGAAAAAAGAGCTGGCTGAAAAAAACCTGCTTGGCCCGGATCCCTGGCAGGACGGCTTTCAGGAGCTGATGTACTACCTGTGGCACCATACCGGCCGCAGGGCGCGCCAGGGCGCGGCAATGAATGCGCCGGATTATGCACACTGGCATGGATTCTTCCAGGTTTTCCAGGTCTATCAGGATATGGAAAACATCTACAAAAAACGTCTTGAAACCGGCAAAGTTGAAAAGTACAGCCCGGTTATGAGTTCAGGCCCGCTCTAAACATCATCAGCGAATATATTATCAACAAATAGAGAAGCAGCCGTCAAGATTCATTCTGACGGCTGCTTTATTATTTGGTCACAAAATTAAAACCACGAAGTTCACGAAGGACACGAAGTTTAGTGCGTGAATATCTTCGTGAACTTCGTGTCCTTCGTGGTAAAAGGATAAATATTTAAATTTATGACGTTGATTACTTACCGGCCATCATTGCTTGAATATCTTCGTCAACGTCTCCAATAGGCTTGATATCAAAATTTTCAACCAGAACATTCAACACAGTGGGTGAAACAAAAGCGGGCAACGTGGGTCCCAACCGAATCCCCTTAACACCCAGATGAAGCAATGCCAGCAGAACAGCCACAGCCTTTTGTTCATACCACCCGATATCAAAGGAGAGCGGCAGATCATTAATGTGATCCAGGCCAAAGGCATCCCGCAGTTTCATGGCGATTACGGCAAGGGAATAACAATCGTTGCATTGTCCCGCATCCAGAACCCTTGGAATCCCGCCGATATCGCCCAGATCAAGTTTATTATACCGGTATTTTGCACACCCGGCCGTGAGAATCACGGTATCTTTGGGTAATTTTTCTGCCACTTCAGTGAAATAGTTCCTATCTTTTTGGCGGCCATCGCATCCGGCCATGACGATGAAACGCTTAATGGCACCTGATTTAACTGCTTCCACAACCTTATCCGCCAATGCCAGCACCTGGTTATGTGCAAATCCGCCAACGATTTTACCTGTTTCTATTTCAGTCGGCGGTTGACAGGTTTTTGCAAGCGCCACAATCTTTGAAAAATCTTTGGCTCCGCCGCCTGTTCTGTTCGGGATATGGGTTGTGCCCGGATAGGAAACAACACCGGTCGTAAAAAGCCTGTCCTGATATGTATTTTTTTTTTAATGGGGATAATGCAGTTGGTGGTCATCAGGATGGGCCCGTTAAAGGTTTCAAAATCTTCATTCTGATGCCACCAGGACCCACCGTAATTGCCTTTCAGGTGATCATATTTTTTAAATTCAGGATAGTAATTGGCAGGCAGCATCTCCCCATGGGTATAGACATCAACGCCTGTGTCTTTGGTCTGTATCAGTAATTCTTCCAGATCTTTCAGATCATGGCCGGAAATCAGGATTCCGGGGTTTGTACCCACGCCGATACTGACTTCCGTTATCTCCGGATTCCCGTAAGCCTGGGTATTGGCCTGGTCCAGGGCCGCCATAGTGGTGACGGCGGTTTCACCGGCTTTCATGACCATGGCAACCATTTCATCCACACTCAAATCCTGGGTGGTCGAAGTTAATGCCTCATAAAGAAAATCCCAGATCTCATCTTTTGTGACACCAAGCACCGCGGCATGATCCGCATAGGCGCAGATACCTTTTAACCCAATGACCAAGAGTTCCCGAAGAGATCTGACATCTTCATTTTCAGTTG
This window of the uncultured Desulfobacter sp. genome carries:
- a CDS encoding TSUP family transporter is translated as MELSFPSYLILFVSGLLAGFVDAIAGGGGLIALPALLSVGLLPQLALGTNKFQGSFGTLSAAANFIRKGKVKLSDNMTGIAFTFIGIFNH
- a CDS encoding multiheme c-type cytochrome, translated to MKMTLGRIGILACVMTCMALAVQVCAAEYPNLPKEIKINRGFTKEALQCIECHIGKMPGTVESWKSSRMAHAGVSCYDCHMVDKSSPMASQCEGIKGTNTFISPMVSSKTCSRCHPQEVEQFLKSGHADLSSGAVTSPDRAGLSKLQFYYEGAGFMSNKSFTWKWGTPPEATKEELAPRTSGCQMCHGTTVELGPDNKPINQTWPGGVGTRYPDGSIGTCTVCHERHTFSKADARKPEACGACHLGPDHPNIEIYDESKHGQLYHTQGEKWEFDSPPDAWEPGDYLAPTCATCHMSGIGDLATTHNVQERLKWDLMHKKSVVRSGNRGEGVKGEANMRRVCANCHGPTHVNTQRDTLDNSVALYNKYWDGADRMKKELAEKNLLGPDPWQDGFQELMYYLWHHTGRRARQGAAMNAPDYAHWHGFFQVFQVYQDMENIYKKRLETGKVEKYSPVMSSGPL
- a CDS encoding DUF2092 domain-containing protein produces the protein MRKFFAGFLKLTWCVMIFAVCCCIVPMAATAAASDDQDTQTAGEQYKNLIEDEAVQALYTMSSYLRTLTAFEMKADFFLDEVLVTGQKVLISGESTTLVRLPNKYLAKVKIDEKKKDFEVYFDGQNFTLYGKNNQFYVTSPAPGTVGDLVLKTFAEKGIELPLQDIFLWGTSPADKKALQSAFSVGSTTIDSKPCTHYAYRQDGVDWQVWMTNAETPLPLQVVITTTSDVAQPQYSARISWDLNPSVSDDLFAFTPPKGACAIDFMPAENAAAQ
- a CDS encoding prolyl-tRNA synthetase associated domain-containing protein; this encodes MLQTQEALLNILDELNINYTNHEHPAVFTVEEAAQHSEGIEGAHSKNLFFKDKKKRLFLVVTLADKPIKIKEVGKLIGANNMSFGKPDLLMDVLGVPPGSVTPFAAVNIGDHEVKIVLDEELMENDLLNFHPLTNTATTTIAANDIVNFLDHVGQPPHIIRL
- a CDS encoding NapC/NirT family cytochrome c, whose product is MSPYKAPTRSGSKKGWWFGLGIGIVLTCVVVLASGFMIETTNTDTFCVSCHAMNPFRDAWKFSVHGGNNPQGFRAQCVDCHLPHGDFVEYVTAKAVTGTGDVVQNMIIDVNTFDWMANSEKNRLKFTYDSACRRCHQQLDAAPGMPRGGFLAHRTYLRGETTKKCAECHPHVGHEDLADMVDRYFSRQIL